The following are encoded in a window of Megalopta genalis isolate 19385.01 chromosome 6, iyMegGena1_principal, whole genome shotgun sequence genomic DNA:
- the LOC117226287 gene encoding glutathione S-transferase: protein MNERQPSYKLIYFNARGRAEHIRYIFAYAGIDYVDERIPKEHWSDLKKSMPYGMLPVLEIDGKLIAQSNAVARYLARKHNLTGRDEWEEMQCDVLVDTLGDLKQIISQYRTEDDHFKKEEKKAKLLRETIPFYLNKFEQTVGENGGYTVGSTTTWTDFVFAVALENFENIFGGNALENFPGLRALKKRVHEIPAITNWLTKRPHTEF, encoded by the exons ATGAACGAGAGACAGCCATCTTACAAATTGATCTACTTCAACGCTCGCGGCCGTGCCGAACATATCCGGTACATATTTGCGTACGCCGGCATCGACTACGTTGACGAGAGGATCCCCAAGGAACATTGGTCGGATCTGAAGAAAT CGATGCCTTATGGAATGCTACCGGTGCTGGAGATAGACGGGAAACTGATAGCACAGAGCAACGCGGTTGCGAGATACTTGGCGAGGAAACACAATCTAACTGGAAGGGATGAATGGGAGGAGATGCAGTGCGATGTTCTTGTCGATACCCTCGGAGATCTCAAGCAAA TAATATCTCAGTACCGTACCGAGGACGATCATTTcaagaaagaagaaaagaaggCGAAACTTCTGAGAGAAACGATACCGTTTTACTTGAACAAGTTTGAGCAAACTGTTGGTGAGAATGGAGGCTACACCGTCGGATCTACC ACCACGTGGACGGACTTCGTGTTTGCTGTAGCTCTCGAGAATTTCGAAAATATATTCGGCGGAAACGCATTAGAAAATTTTCCTGGACTACGGGCGTTGAAGAAAAGAGTCCACGAGATACCTGCGATCACTAATTGGCTGACGAAACGACCTCATACGGAGTTTTAG